A portion of the Osmia lignaria lignaria isolate PbOS001 chromosome 15, iyOsmLign1, whole genome shotgun sequence genome contains these proteins:
- the LOC117612011 gene encoding mitochondrial ornithine transporter 1, translating to MTLENTSRESQHIKNLRDGVIDFVAGSLGGIALVYVGQPLDTVKVKMQTFPSMYKGMVNCFLQTLKTDGVIRGLYAGTVPAIVANVAENSVLFAAYGGCQKMISNVLGVKKEDLTSVQNACAGFFAAFFSSLTLCPTELIKCKLQAIREVQAEMILTETESETATVAAKNIINKKIGPWSLTNQILKEQGIRGLFSGLSSTIAREMPGYFFFFGGYEITRELLAKPNESRNDIGWQKTMIAGGVGGTVLWLVIFPADVIKSRIQVKNLKEPALLIMKDIVRNEGIGALYNGLKPTLLRTVPATATLFVTYEYTKKFMHNYFENN from the exons GTGGAATAGCTCTTGTATATGTTGGGCAACCCTTAGATACTGTTAAGGTAAAAATGCAAACATTTCCTTCCATGTATAAAGGAATGGTAAATTGTTTTCTCCAAACATTAAAAACGGATGGCGTGATACGTGGTTTATATGCAGGAACCGTGCCTGCGATAGTTGCTAATGTAGCTGAAAATTcagtattatttgctgcatatgGTGGATGCCAAAAAATGATATCTAATGTGTTAg GTGTGAAGAAAGAGGATTTAACATCTGTTCAAAATGCTTGTGCTGGCTTTTTtgctgcattcttttcatcgttAACACTATGTCCAACAGAGcttataaaatgtaaattacaaGCGATAAGAGAAGTTCAAGCTGAAATGATATTAACAGAAACAGAATCAGAAACAGCAACAGTAGCagcaaaaaatataattaat AAAAAAATTGGACCATGGAGTTTAACAAACCAAATTCTTAAAGAACAAGGAATAAGAGGTCTATTTTCCGGTTTATCATCGACCATAGCTCGTGAAATGCccggatatttcttttttttcggagGTTATGAAATCACCAGAGAACTTTTAGCAAAACCAAATGAAAGTAGGAACGATATTGGATGGCAAAAAACAATGATAGCTGGTGGTGTTGGTGGAACTGTATTATGGCTTGTTATATTTCCAGCAGATGTTATTAAAAGTAGAATACAG gtAAAAAACTTAAAAGAGCCAGCATTACTAATTATGAAAGATATTGTGAGGAATGAAGGTATTGGTGCTTTGTACAATGGTTTAAAACCAACGTTATTAAGAACAGTACCAGCAACAGCTACATTGTTTGTAACCTATGAATATACTAAAAAATTTAtgcataattattttgaaaataattga